The Chrysemys picta bellii isolate R12L10 chromosome 5, ASM1138683v2, whole genome shotgun sequence genome includes a window with the following:
- the LOC135983559 gene encoding uncharacterized protein LOC135983559, with protein sequence MQSSPAVMAVQSGNRKRAPAWTDREVLDLIAVWGDESVLSELRSKRRNAKIYEKISKDMAERGYSRDATQCRVKIKELRQGYQKTKEANGRSGSHPQTSRFYEALHSILGAAATTTPPVTVDSEDGILSTAGSSDMLGDGEDEEGDEEGEAVGSSHNADFPDSQDLFITLTEIPYEASPAITPDTESGEGSATPSATVSQPSLESHSQRLARIRRRKKRTREDMFSELMASSQAQAAQQTQWRENLTRMHQANMDREERWRQEDQQATQTLLGLLREQTDTLRRLVDVLQERRQEDRAPLQSISNRPPPPPSPIPTSPKVQRRRGGRVPANSHSTPAESSSSRRLSFPKI encoded by the exons atgcagagctctccagcagtgatggccgtgcagtctgggaatagaaagagagccccagcatggactgatcgtgaagtcttggatctcatcgctgtgtggggcgatgagtccgtgctttccgagctgcgatccaaaagaaggaatgcaaagatctacgagaagatctctaaagacatggcagagagaggatacagccgggatgcaacgcagtgccgcgtgaaaatcaaggagctgagacaaggctaccagaagaccaaagaggcaaacggacgctccggatcccatccccagacatcccgtttctacgaggcactgcattccatcctcggtgctgccgccaccactaccccaccagtgaccgtggactctgaggatgggatactgtccacggccggttcctcagacatgttaggggacggggaagatgaggaaggagatgaggagggcgaggcagttggcagctctcacaacgctgatttccccgacagccaggatctcttcatcacccttacagagatcccctacgaagcgtccccagccattaccccggacacagaatctggtgaaggatcagcca ccccgtctgcgactgtctcacaacctagcctggaatcacactcccagaggctagcgcggattaggcgtaggaagaagaggacacgggaggacatgttctctgagcttatggcctcttcccaagcccaggcagcacagcagacccagtggcgggagaacttgacccgaatgcaccaagccaacatggatcgggaggagaggtggcggcaggaagaccagcaggcgactcaaacgctgcttggactactgagggagcaaacggacacgctccggcgccttgtggatgttctgcaggaacggaggcaggaggacagagccccgctgcagtccatctctaaccgccctcccccgccaccaagtcccatacccacctcacccaaagtgcaaagaaggagaggcggcagagtccctgctaactctcactccacccctgcagagagctctagtagcagaaggctctcatttcccaaaatttga